The genomic DNA GCGATGGGGAAGATGTACGGATACCGTACCCCGTCGGCGGCGGCGGCGCTGCCGAAGCCGGGCGAGGTGCCGGGGATCCGGTCCTCGGTCAGCTTGGCGGCCAGCGCGTAGATCTGCGGGGTGCCGTACACCGACATCGTCACCGCGCCTTCCTTCTTGAACCGCTCGTAGGACTCGACGGCGGGCGGGACCTTGTACTCGTGATCGATCTCGAGGGCCTTGATCTTGTAGCCCTCGACGCCGCCCTTCGAGTTCACCAGGGCGATGTAGTCGTGGAATCCGGGACAGAGGATGGTGCCCACGATCTGGGTCGCCCCCGTCCGGTCGCACTGCGCGCCGAGCACGATCTCACCCTTGTACTGCTGCGCCTGGGTGGGACCCGTCGCGAGCAGGCTGCCCGTCGCCAGGGCTAGAACCGCCACGATGGCCAGGAATCGCCTCATAGACTTCTCCTTTCTTCGCGCACGCTCAGTACGCGAAAGGCCAGATGCGGAAATAGTTCCGGATGTTCCGCCACAGACGGTTGAGACCCTCGGGCTCCACGATGAGGAAGAACACGATCAGGGCCCCGAACAGCATCAGGCGGAGGTTGGGGATGAGGTTGAGCACGGTCTGCGGCGAGAACAGGACGTCCCCGAACGCCTCCATGGACAGCCGGATCACGATGGGCAGGAGGGTGACGAAGATCGCCCCGAGCACCGAGCCCAGGACCGACCCGAGCCCGCCGATGATGATCATGGCGAGGTAGTCGATGGACACGGTGATCTGGAACTGCTCGTAGTTGGCGATGCCGAGGAAGTAGGTGTAGAGCACCCCGGTCACGCCCGCGTAGAACGACGAGATCGCGAAGGCCAAGAGCTTGTACCGGAAGATGTTGATGCCGATGATCTCGGCCGCGATGTCCTGGTCGCGAATGGCGATGAAGGCGCGGCCGATGCGACTCCGCACGAGGTTCAGCGTCGCGAGGATGGCGAGGATCACGAAGAAGAGGAGGAAGAAGTACATCTGGCGCTGGCTGGAGAGAACGATCGGCCCCAGTCGGGGGCGCGGTACCTCGATGGAGGCCTGCACGCCGCCGCTGATGAACGTCACGTGGTTGATGGTCCACTCGATGATGAGCTGCCCAGCCAGGGTGGCGATGGCGAGGTAGAGGCCCTTGATCCGGAGCGAGGGGATGCCCACCACCGCGCCCACCGCCGCCGCCATGAGCCCACCGGCGAGGAGGTTGACCGGCCAGGGTGAGTCGAGCCGGGTGGCGAGGTTGGCCGCCGTGTACGCGCCGACCGACATGAACGCGCCGTGGCCGATCGACACCTGGCCCGTGTAGCCGACCAGGATGTTGAGGCCCAGGGCGCCGATGACGGCAATCCACACGAGATTGCCGATCGACAGGTAATACTCGTGCAGCGTGAGCGGCAGCACCACCACGAAGAGCACGGCGAGCGCCCCCACCGCCCAGCGCGCGATGGGCAAGGGATACAGTGCCATGTCCGCCTGGTACGTCGTCTTGAGCACGCCGCATTCGCGGTGGATCACGTCCGAGGCCACCAACGAAGCAGATGGACCGTTGTCATCGCGCTAGATCCTCTCGATGATGCGCTTGCCGAAGATGCCGTACGGCCGAATCATCAGGGCCATGATCATCAGCACGTACGGCGCGAAGTCCTTGGTGCCGCCGCCCACCATGGGATCGACGTAGCCGGCGGCGACGTTCTCGACAATCCCCACGATGAGCCCACCGATGATGGCGCCGGGGATCGAGTCGAGCCCGCCCAGGATCACCACCGGGAAGACCTTGAAGCCCACCAGGGAGAGGTTCACGTCGACCCCGAGGAGGTTACCCCAGATGATACCCCCGAGGGCGGACACGACGCCGGTCATGGCCCACGCGAGGCCGAAGTAGCGCTGGACATTGATCCCCATGGCCATGGCTACCTGCTGATTGTCAGCCACCGCGCGCATCGCGATGCCCTTCCGCGACTTGAGGAAGAACCAGCCGAACGCCGTGAGGAACAGCAGGCTCACCCCCGCGCCCACGAGCTGGATGGGCGGGATGAAGAGCGGGCCGATGACGAAGGGCTCGTCGCTGATGGGGAGCGGCAGGTTCTTCGTCCCCGCCCCGAAGAAGGTCGGCCCGACGCCGCGCAGGATGGAGGCCAGCCCGATCGTCGCCATCACGACCGCGATGACGGGCCGGCCGATGAGCTTCCGGAGCACCACCCGCTCCAGC from Candidatus Methylomirabilota bacterium includes the following:
- a CDS encoding branched-chain amino acid ABC transporter permease, whose product is MSDALGFFFLLISNGVLIGLMYSLIALGFVLVYKATDAVNFAQGEFVMIAGLVVALAIIAAGAPLWLAILIGLAAMIGFGFALERVVLRKLIGRPVIAVVMATIGLASILRGVGPTFFGAGTKNLPLPISDEPFVIGPLFIPPIQLVGAGVSLLFLTAFGWFFLKSRKGIAMRAVADNQQVAMAMGINVQRYFGLAWAMTGVVSALGGIIWGNLLGVDVNLSLVGFKVFPVVILGGLDSIPGAIIGGLIVGIVENVAAGYVDPMVGGGTKDFAPYVLMIMALMIRPYGIFGKRIIERI
- a CDS encoding branched-chain amino acid ABC transporter permease — translated: MLKTTYQADMALYPLPIARWAVGALAVLFVVVLPLTLHEYYLSIGNLVWIAVIGALGLNILVGYTGQVSIGHGAFMSVGAYTAANLATRLDSPWPVNLLAGGLMAAAVGAVVGIPSLRIKGLYLAIATLAGQLIIEWTINHVTFISGGVQASIEVPRPRLGPIVLSSQRQMYFFLLFFVILAILATLNLVRSRIGRAFIAIRDQDIAAEIIGINIFRYKLLAFAISSFYAGVTGVLYTYFLGIANYEQFQITVSIDYLAMIIIGGLGSVLGSVLGAIFVTLLPIVIRLSMEAFGDVLFSPQTVLNLIPNLRLMLFGALIVFFLIVEPEGLNRLWRNIRNYFRIWPFAY